The Nocardioides salarius genome includes a region encoding these proteins:
- a CDS encoding GNAT family N-acetyltransferase, giving the protein MTTLGPLALAPLTRDQAADVRTWRYPAPYDVYDMTDADPGALADPASGFHALTAGGRLVGFRSFGPDGQVPGWAYDDAALDTGGGLHPELVGQGLGREAVRAGLAHGRARFAPAAYRMTVASFNTRALRVVESLGFERVGHFRAPTGVDYEVLVRPER; this is encoded by the coding sequence GTGACGACCCTCGGCCCGCTGGCGCTGGCTCCGCTCACCCGGGACCAGGCGGCCGACGTCCGCACCTGGCGCTACCCGGCGCCGTACGACGTCTACGACATGACCGACGCCGACCCCGGTGCCCTGGCCGACCCCGCGTCGGGCTTCCACGCGCTCACGGCGGGCGGGCGCCTGGTCGGCTTCCGCTCGTTCGGCCCTGACGGGCAGGTGCCGGGCTGGGCGTACGACGACGCCGCCCTCGACACCGGCGGCGGACTGCACCCCGAGCTGGTCGGCCAGGGCCTCGGCCGCGAGGCCGTCCGGGCCGGGCTGGCGCACGGCCGCGCGCGCTTCGCCCCGGCGGCGTACCGGATGACGGTCGCGAGCTTCAACACGCGCGCGCTGCGGGTGGTGGAGTCGCTCGGCTTCGAGCGGGTCGGGCACTTCCGGGCGCCGACCGGGGTGGACTACGAGGTCCTGGTGCGCCCCGAGCGCTGA
- a CDS encoding sensor histidine kinase: MLVAGHRPARTPAGRLVSGPGVPLLCAVALVASIAVDTRGQAGSLGERLTEGPGWPWTLNGLVIAALAAVVTSRDPRSRFGWVLAGFGVFWALDGLAQSWLYAGVTESSAWPGSTAALWFWGRVGSLLPVVAAVLILIFPTGRLLPGGWGRASWAALALMSSSVLVFMLTPAPVPEVLPATLDPDPLSVGWLTGSAPSVARTVTVLAFAVPIASVVVRYRHSAGVERDRVRWLLWSVLVMTLAIVAGVFYDGPGDDLFTSFAVMVLPVAAMVVAVVEPELVPVRDLLARTLAWSGLGVLVLVVDLAAVGLLDALLARWGGDGLSRREVVALVLLVSALVHVPLRARVWAWARRLTFGERAAPYDVVARLAARLEHTDDAPGQLGEVAAAVAAAFGVTFVRVEVERGGGETLAVSHGDEPAQVRALAITDRDRPVGRLLLPARGMRSRLSPRDERLLGDLVRQAALAVRTSRLAEELQESRERLVVSREEERRRLRRDLHDGLGPALGGVVFRLESARLQVDTAPAAARSTLQDTAAMVQDVVADVRRLVHDLRPPALDDRGLVGALRQLAERTGPAVVVRAGDLPELPAAVEVAAYRIAAEALVNVARHAGATRAEVRLGCEGGGLLVEVADDGVGVPAEAEAGVGLVSLRERADELGGRTEVVCPGLDGAGTLVRAWLPVGGVGAR; encoded by the coding sequence GTGCTCGTGGCCGGCCACCGACCCGCCCGCACGCCCGCCGGACGGCTGGTCTCCGGCCCCGGCGTGCCGCTGCTGTGCGCGGTGGCGCTGGTGGCCAGCATCGCGGTCGACACCCGCGGGCAGGCCGGGTCGCTGGGTGAGCGGCTCACCGAGGGCCCGGGATGGCCGTGGACCCTCAACGGGCTGGTCATCGCCGCGCTCGCCGCGGTCGTCACCTCGCGCGACCCGCGCTCGCGCTTCGGATGGGTGCTCGCCGGCTTCGGGGTCTTCTGGGCCCTCGACGGGCTGGCCCAGTCGTGGCTGTACGCCGGCGTCACCGAGTCGTCGGCGTGGCCGGGCAGCACGGCGGCGCTGTGGTTCTGGGGTCGGGTCGGCTCGCTGCTGCCGGTGGTCGCCGCCGTGCTGATCCTGATCTTCCCCACCGGGCGCCTCCTCCCCGGCGGGTGGGGCCGCGCGTCGTGGGCGGCGCTGGCGCTGATGTCGAGCTCGGTGCTGGTCTTCATGCTGACCCCCGCGCCGGTGCCGGAGGTGCTGCCAGCAACGCTCGACCCCGACCCGTTGTCGGTGGGCTGGCTCACCGGCTCCGCGCCCTCGGTCGCCCGCACCGTCACGGTGCTCGCCTTCGCCGTGCCCATCGCCAGCGTCGTGGTGCGCTACCGCCATTCGGCGGGCGTCGAGCGCGACCGGGTGCGGTGGCTGCTGTGGAGCGTGCTGGTGATGACCCTGGCCATCGTCGCCGGCGTCTTCTACGACGGCCCCGGCGACGACCTGTTCACCAGCTTCGCGGTGATGGTGCTCCCGGTGGCGGCGATGGTCGTCGCGGTCGTCGAGCCCGAGCTGGTGCCGGTGCGCGACCTGCTGGCCCGCACCCTGGCCTGGAGCGGCCTCGGGGTGCTCGTCCTGGTCGTCGACCTGGCCGCTGTGGGCCTGCTCGACGCGCTGCTGGCCAGGTGGGGCGGTGACGGGCTCTCCCGGCGCGAGGTGGTGGCCCTGGTGCTCCTGGTCTCGGCGCTCGTGCACGTGCCGCTGCGTGCGCGGGTCTGGGCGTGGGCGCGCCGGCTGACGTTCGGCGAGCGGGCGGCGCCGTACGACGTGGTGGCCCGGCTGGCCGCCCGCCTCGAGCACACCGACGACGCCCCGGGCCAGCTGGGCGAGGTGGCGGCGGCCGTGGCGGCGGCGTTCGGGGTGACGTTCGTGCGCGTCGAGGTCGAGCGGGGCGGCGGGGAGACGCTGGCGGTCAGCCACGGCGACGAGCCCGCGCAGGTGCGGGCGCTGGCGATCACCGACCGCGACCGCCCGGTCGGCCGGCTGCTGCTGCCGGCCCGGGGGATGCGCAGCCGGCTGTCGCCGCGCGACGAGCGGCTGCTCGGCGACCTGGTGCGCCAGGCTGCCCTGGCGGTGCGCACCTCGAGGCTGGCCGAGGAGCTGCAGGAGAGCCGCGAGCGCCTGGTGGTCTCGCGCGAGGAGGAGCGTCGTCGCCTGCGCCGCGACCTGCACGACGGCCTCGGCCCGGCGCTGGGGGGTGTGGTCTTCCGGCTCGAGTCGGCGCGCCTGCAGGTGGACACCGCCCCGGCCGCGGCCCGCTCGACCCTGCAGGACACCGCGGCGATGGTCCAGGACGTCGTCGCCGACGTACGCCGCCTGGTGCACGACCTGCGTCCGCCCGCGCTCGACGACCGTGGGCTGGTCGGCGCGCTGCGCCAGCTCGCCGAGCGGACCGGCCCCGCGGTGGTGGTGCGGGCCGGCGACCTGCCGGAGCTGCCGGCGGCGGTCGAGGTCGCGGCGTACCGGATCGCGGCCGAGGCGCTGGTCAACGTGGCGCGCCACGCCGGGGCCACACGTGCCGAGGTGCGGCTGGGCTGCGAGGGGGGCGGCCTGCTGGTGGAGGTGGCCGACGACGGCGTCGGCGTGCCGGCGGAGGCGGAGGCCGGGGTGGGACTGGTGTCGCTGCGCGAACGCGCCGACGAGCTCGGGGGACGCACGGAGGTGGTGTGCCCCGGCCTCGACGGCGCGGGCACGCTGGTGCGCGCCTGGTTGCCGGTGGGTGGAGTGGGGGCACGGTGA
- a CDS encoding response regulator transcription factor — MSGLRVVVVDDHRIVREGLASLLGALEGIEVVGEAADGREALHVVDEVLPDVVVMDIQMPVLDGIEATRFLAGRHPGVRVVMLTMTEDDDMVVSAIRAGASGYLLKGAGADEVLHAVRSAATGGMVFGASVAARVAELFAEASRPAAPAFPQLSQREHRVLDLLAAGRSNDQIAAELFVSGKTVRNAVSSVYAKLHAPDRAAAIILAREAGLGRG, encoded by the coding sequence GTGAGCGGGCTGCGGGTCGTGGTCGTCGACGACCACCGGATCGTGCGCGAGGGGCTTGCCTCGCTGCTGGGGGCGCTCGAGGGCATCGAGGTCGTCGGCGAGGCCGCCGACGGGCGCGAGGCGCTGCACGTGGTGGACGAGGTGCTGCCTGACGTGGTGGTGATGGACATCCAGATGCCGGTGCTCGACGGCATCGAGGCGACCCGGTTCCTGGCCGGGCGGCACCCCGGAGTGCGGGTCGTGATGCTGACGATGACCGAGGACGACGACATGGTCGTCAGCGCGATCCGGGCCGGGGCCTCGGGCTACCTGCTCAAGGGCGCCGGCGCCGACGAGGTGCTGCACGCGGTGCGCTCGGCTGCCACCGGTGGGATGGTCTTCGGGGCGTCCGTGGCCGCCCGCGTCGCCGAGCTGTTCGCCGAGGCCTCGAGACCGGCCGCCCCGGCCTTCCCGCAGCTGAGCCAGCGCGAGCACCGGGTGCTCGACCTGCTGGCCGCCGGTCGCAGCAACGACCAGATCGCCGCCGAGCTGTTCGTCTCGGGCAAGACGGTGCGCAACGCCGTCTCGTCGGTCTACGCCAAGCTGCACGCGCCCGACCGGGCCGCCGCGATCATCCTGGCGCGCGAGGCGGGGCTGGGGCGCGGCTGA
- a CDS encoding DUF4349 domain-containing protein: MDATSPRLLLAGTCLALLTTLSACSGSGGGSDSSSGEAAPLSGADSAVEDRAGRNAFSSAGGSTDESVTEAGGVEARPVDAVEAQQPALISTGTVSLRSDDVADTRFDVQKVADRYRGQVTDSETRTDQEGEVRDARLVLRVPSAEFTEAMDELEKVADLEASTSTSEDVTTQVVDTRVRIRVQRASIARIEELLQRAGSIRDVVAVEQQLTQRQERLNSLLRQQAYLADQTSMSTITVHVERADAARTEPEPVEAGFLSGLRAGWDGLTTVLLGLATVTGAVLPFVALGLLLGAPAWLLLRPVVRRRRAAA; the protein is encoded by the coding sequence ATGGACGCCACCTCGCCCCGCCTGCTGCTCGCCGGCACCTGCCTCGCCCTGCTCACCACGCTGAGCGCCTGCTCGGGCTCCGGCGGCGGGTCCGACTCCTCCTCCGGCGAGGCGGCGCCGCTGTCGGGCGCCGACTCCGCGGTCGAGGACCGCGCCGGGCGCAACGCCTTCTCCTCGGCGGGCGGCTCGACCGACGAGTCCGTCACCGAGGCGGGGGGCGTCGAGGCGAGGCCCGTCGACGCGGTGGAGGCCCAGCAGCCGGCGCTCATCTCCACCGGCACCGTCTCGCTGCGCAGCGACGACGTCGCCGACACCCGCTTCGACGTGCAGAAGGTCGCCGACCGCTACCGCGGGCAGGTCACCGACAGCGAGACCCGCACCGACCAGGAGGGCGAGGTGCGCGACGCGCGGCTGGTGCTGCGGGTGCCCAGCGCGGAGTTCACCGAGGCGATGGACGAGCTCGAGAAGGTCGCCGACCTCGAGGCCTCCACCTCGACCAGCGAGGACGTCACCACCCAGGTCGTCGACACCCGGGTGCGCATCCGGGTGCAGCGCGCGAGCATCGCCCGCATCGAGGAGCTGCTGCAGCGCGCCGGCTCGATCCGCGACGTGGTCGCCGTCGAGCAGCAGCTGACCCAGCGCCAGGAGCGGCTCAACTCGCTGCTGCGCCAGCAGGCCTACCTGGCCGACCAGACGTCGATGTCGACGATCACCGTGCACGTCGAGCGCGCCGACGCCGCGCGCACCGAGCCCGAGCCCGTCGAGGCCGGCTTCCTCTCCGGCCTGCGGGCCGGCTGGGACGGCCTGACCACGGTGCTGCTGGGCCTGGCCACCGTCACCGGGGCGGTGCTGCCCTTCGTGGCGCTGGGGCTGCTGCTCGGGGCGCCGGCCTGGCTGCTGCTGCGTCCGGTCGTACGCCGCCGCCGTGCGGCCGCCTGA
- the hemQ gene encoding hydrogen peroxide-dependent heme synthase: MSDTQSNASRVREINDSIRYTMWSVFRLRDVLGDGADRAAEAAEVEELLEALAGDDVVVRGVYDVSGLRADADVMVWTHAVDSVQLQDAYHRFRRTAFGARLEPVWSQMALHRPAEFNKSHVPAFLADEEPKQHICVYPFVRSYEWYLLEDDERRAMLAEHGKMARDYKDVRANTVASFALGDYEWMLAFEADELYRIVDLMRHLRGSTARRHVREEVPFYTGALTPVPDLLHRLP, encoded by the coding sequence ATGAGCGACACCCAGAGCAACGCCTCCCGGGTCCGGGAGATCAACGACTCGATCCGCTACACGATGTGGTCGGTCTTCCGCCTGCGCGACGTGCTCGGCGACGGCGCCGACCGTGCCGCCGAGGCGGCCGAGGTCGAGGAGCTCCTCGAGGCGCTCGCGGGCGACGACGTGGTGGTGCGCGGCGTCTACGACGTCAGCGGGCTGCGCGCCGACGCCGACGTGATGGTCTGGACCCACGCGGTCGACTCGGTGCAGCTGCAGGACGCCTACCACCGCTTCCGCCGCACCGCCTTCGGCGCCCGGCTCGAGCCGGTGTGGTCGCAGATGGCGCTGCACCGCCCGGCCGAGTTCAACAAGAGCCACGTGCCGGCCTTCCTCGCCGACGAGGAGCCCAAGCAGCACATCTGCGTCTACCCCTTCGTGCGCTCCTACGAGTGGTACCTGCTCGAGGACGACGAGCGCCGCGCGATGCTCGCCGAGCACGGCAAGATGGCGCGCGACTACAAGGACGTGCGCGCCAACACCGTGGCCAGCTTCGCCCTCGGCGACTACGAGTGGATGCTGGCCTTCGAGGCCGACGAGCTCTACCGCATCGTCGACCTGATGCGGCACCTGCGCGGCTCCACCGCCCGCCGCCACGTGCGCGAGGAGGTGCCGTTCTACACCGGCGCCCTGACTCCCGTCCCCGACCTCCTGCACCGTCTGCCCTGA
- a CDS encoding AAA family ATPase has translation MARLIHLNGPPGIGKSTIARRYVAEHPGVLNCDIDLLRTLIGGWSEDFAGAGALIRPAALAMIEAYLGHGHDVVLPQMLIDPAQVELFESRAVAAGATYVERFLMDEQEASVQRFGRRGASRPEDPWHDQVRVIVERQGGETALVRCWVALEELQARRPSAQVVPSIEGAPEDTYRLLVESLSRGTRR, from the coding sequence GTGGCGCGCCTCATCCACCTCAACGGCCCGCCGGGCATCGGCAAGTCGACGATCGCCCGGCGCTACGTCGCTGAGCACCCGGGAGTGCTGAACTGCGACATCGACCTGCTCCGCACTCTCATCGGGGGGTGGTCAGAGGACTTCGCCGGGGCTGGTGCCCTGATCCGCCCCGCAGCCCTGGCGATGATCGAGGCCTACCTGGGGCACGGTCACGACGTGGTCCTGCCCCAGATGCTGATCGACCCTGCGCAGGTGGAGCTCTTCGAGAGCCGCGCTGTCGCGGCCGGGGCGACGTACGTCGAGCGGTTCCTGATGGACGAGCAGGAAGCCAGCGTGCAGCGATTCGGTCGGCGCGGCGCCTCTCGTCCAGAGGACCCCTGGCACGACCAGGTGCGCGTGATCGTCGAGCGCCAGGGTGGTGAGACCGCCTTGGTGCGTTGCTGGGTGGCGCTCGAGGAGCTGCAGGCGCGACGCCCGTCGGCACAGGTCGTCCCGAGCATCGAGGGGGCACCGGAGGACACCTACCGGCTCCTGGTGGAGTCGCTGTCCCGTGGCACTCGCCGCTGA
- the hemG gene encoding protoporphyrinogen oxidase yields MRRDVVVVGGGIAGLAAAHQLALAGRDVLLLEGSPETGGKLRVREVAGVGVDVGAEAMLNRRPEGVDLARAVGLEVEHPAVVSSRIWTGGSLRPLPRSLMGVPLDLDQLEASGVLDEEALARVRAEPSLPPTDVGDDLSVGDLVDARLGPAVTDLLVEPLLGGVYAGRARRISARAAVPQLVAMAERGSLVEQGAAMAPAGATYAAPVFAGIAGGMGRLPGVLVEAVRAAGGEVRTGATVRVLARDGAGFRLTVGPTTAPETITADAVVLATPAAATARLLGEVAPVAAEALAGVEAASVGVVTLAFAVDDVPDLVTSGSSGFLVPPVEGRAIKASTFSCTKWAWVREAGAAQGVVHLRTSIGRHGDEAALQAPDERLVELSLADLSAAVGLRGRPVDTHVQRWGGGLPQYAVGHLALVARVRAAVGEVPGLAVCGAAYDGVGIPAVIGSARLAVREVVGP; encoded by the coding sequence GTGCGCAGGGACGTCGTGGTCGTCGGGGGCGGGATCGCCGGGCTGGCGGCCGCCCACCAGCTGGCCCTGGCCGGGCGCGACGTGCTGCTGCTCGAGGGCTCGCCCGAGACCGGCGGCAAGCTGCGGGTCCGCGAGGTGGCCGGCGTGGGCGTCGACGTGGGGGCCGAGGCGATGCTCAACCGGCGCCCCGAGGGCGTCGACCTGGCCCGGGCGGTCGGTCTCGAGGTCGAGCACCCCGCCGTGGTGTCGTCCCGGATCTGGACCGGGGGGTCGCTGCGGCCGCTGCCGCGCTCGCTGATGGGTGTGCCGCTCGACCTCGACCAGCTCGAGGCCTCGGGCGTCCTCGACGAGGAGGCCCTGGCCCGGGTGCGGGCCGAGCCGTCGCTGCCGCCCACCGACGTCGGCGACGACCTCAGCGTCGGCGACCTCGTCGACGCGCGGCTGGGTCCCGCGGTCACCGACCTGCTCGTCGAGCCGCTGCTGGGCGGGGTGTACGCCGGTCGCGCCCGGCGGATCTCCGCGCGCGCGGCCGTGCCCCAGCTGGTGGCGATGGCCGAGCGCGGCTCGCTGGTCGAGCAGGGCGCGGCGATGGCGCCCGCGGGTGCGACGTACGCCGCCCCGGTCTTCGCGGGCATCGCCGGCGGCATGGGCCGGCTGCCCGGCGTGCTGGTCGAGGCGGTGCGCGCGGCCGGCGGCGAGGTGCGCACCGGCGCGACCGTGCGGGTGCTGGCCCGCGACGGCGCCGGCTTCCGGCTGACCGTGGGGCCCACGACCGCGCCGGAGACCATCACCGCCGACGCCGTCGTGCTGGCCACCCCGGCCGCCGCGACCGCGCGCCTGCTGGGCGAGGTGGCCCCGGTCGCGGCCGAGGCGCTGGCCGGCGTCGAGGCCGCCTCGGTCGGGGTCGTCACGCTCGCCTTCGCGGTCGACGACGTGCCCGACCTGGTCACCAGCGGCTCGTCGGGGTTCCTGGTGCCGCCGGTGGAGGGGCGCGCGATCAAGGCCTCGACCTTCTCGTGCACGAAGTGGGCGTGGGTGCGCGAGGCCGGCGCCGCCCAGGGTGTCGTGCACCTGCGCACCTCGATCGGCCGGCACGGCGACGAGGCCGCTCTGCAGGCCCCCGACGAGCGGCTCGTCGAGCTCTCGCTGGCTGACCTGAGCGCCGCCGTGGGGCTGCGGGGCCGGCCCGTCGACACCCACGTGCAGCGGTGGGGCGGCGGGCTGCCGCAGTACGCCGTGGGCCACCTGGCGCTGGTCGCGCGGGTGCGCGCCGCGGTGGGCGAGGTACCGGGGCTCGCCGTCTGCGGGGCGGCGTACGACGGCGTGGGGATCCCGGCGGTGATCGGCTCGGCGCGCCTGGCGGTGCGCGAGGTCGTCGGGCCCTGA
- the msrB gene encoding peptide-methionine (R)-S-oxide reductase MsrB, with protein MGYDVEKTDAEWREQLSPEEYAVLRQAGTERAGVGRLTDTETTGVYRCKACQAKLFESDTKFHSGCGWPSFYQPISETIEYIEDTSHGMKRVEVRCAGCGSHLGHVFPDGYGTPTGDRYCINSVSMTLEPADGSGPVAG; from the coding sequence ATGGGCTACGACGTGGAGAAGACCGACGCCGAGTGGCGCGAGCAGCTCTCACCCGAGGAGTACGCCGTGCTGCGCCAGGCGGGCACCGAGCGCGCCGGCGTGGGGCGGCTGACCGACACCGAGACGACCGGCGTCTACCGCTGCAAGGCGTGCCAGGCCAAGCTGTTCGAGTCCGACACCAAGTTCCACTCGGGCTGCGGCTGGCCGTCGTTCTACCAGCCGATCAGCGAGACGATCGAGTACATCGAGGACACCTCGCACGGCATGAAGCGGGTCGAGGTCCGCTGCGCCGGGTGCGGCTCGCACCTGGGCCACGTCTTCCCCGACGGCTACGGCACCCCGACCGGTGACCGCTACTGCATCAACTCGGTCAGCATGACCCTCGAGCCGGCCGACGGCTCCGGGCCCGTCGCGGGCTGA
- a CDS encoding ferredoxin reductase, whose translation MSATIPWERVRRAGAKLTTPLHPDDYLSLINPLWSQRELRGRVEKVVQETEDAATLVIRPGWGWRFDHRPGQYVGIGVQVEGRFQWRSYSVSSPPRRSGRHIAITVRAMPEGLLSSHLVKGLAPGTIVRLAKPEGDFVLPDPPPPRMLFLVGGSGITPVMAMLRTLDRRASMPDVVLHYSSPTPERMIFRDELARLEEAHEGLTVHRLHTDTDGLLEVGDRERGLDAVCPDWRERETWACGPGPMLDAVAEHFEAQGVDDRLHLERFTLQLGGDGGEGGAISFRNSGKQVEVDGATTVLEAGEQAGVGMPYGCRMGICHTCTLTLVSGTVRDLRNGEEFAQPNEQVQTCVTAAVGDCVIDI comes from the coding sequence TTGAGCGCGACGATCCCGTGGGAGCGCGTGCGCCGCGCAGGCGCGAAGCTGACGACACCGCTGCACCCTGACGACTACCTCTCCCTGATCAACCCGCTGTGGAGCCAGCGCGAGCTGCGCGGGCGGGTCGAGAAGGTCGTGCAGGAGACCGAGGACGCCGCGACCCTGGTGATCCGGCCCGGCTGGGGCTGGCGCTTCGACCACCGCCCCGGCCAGTACGTCGGCATCGGGGTGCAGGTCGAGGGCCGCTTCCAGTGGCGCTCCTACTCCGTCAGCTCGCCCCCGCGGCGCTCGGGACGCCACATCGCGATCACGGTGCGGGCGATGCCCGAGGGACTGCTGTCCAGCCACCTGGTCAAGGGGCTCGCGCCGGGCACGATCGTGCGGCTGGCCAAGCCCGAGGGCGACTTCGTGCTGCCCGACCCGCCGCCGCCGCGGATGCTCTTCCTGGTCGGCGGCTCGGGCATCACCCCCGTGATGGCGATGCTGCGCACCCTCGACCGGCGCGCCAGCATGCCCGACGTCGTCCTGCACTACTCCTCGCCGACGCCCGAGCGGATGATCTTCCGCGACGAGCTGGCGCGGCTCGAGGAGGCGCACGAGGGCCTCACCGTGCACCGGCTCCACACCGACACCGACGGGCTCCTCGAGGTCGGTGACCGCGAGCGCGGGCTCGACGCGGTGTGCCCCGACTGGCGCGAGCGCGAGACCTGGGCCTGCGGTCCGGGCCCGATGCTCGACGCGGTCGCCGAGCACTTCGAGGCCCAGGGCGTCGACGACCGGCTGCACCTCGAACGCTTCACCCTGCAGCTGGGCGGCGACGGCGGCGAGGGCGGGGCGATCAGCTTCCGCAACTCCGGCAAGCAGGTCGAGGTCGACGGCGCCACGACCGTCCTGGAGGCCGGCGAGCAGGCCGGCGTCGGGATGCCCTACGGCTGCCGGATGGGCATCTGCCACACCTGCACGCTGACGCTGGTCTCGGGCACCGTGCGCGACCTGCGCAACGGCGAGGAGTTCGCCCAGCCCAACGAGCAGGTGCAGACCTGCGTCACCGCCGCCGTCGGCGACTGCGTCATCGACATCTGA
- a CDS encoding fatty acid desaturase family protein, translated as MAIADVQEYTHLTDDEVEQIGRELDRIRADVEESRGAADAAYINRMIKVQRGLAAAGRVTLMTTCHSRKARVPGAVAGATMLGLAKILENMEIGHNVMHGQWDWMNDPEIHSSNWEWDTAQPAEQWKHSHNYIHHQFTNVLGYDNDIGYGVLRMAREQRWNPANLGQPVYNALLASLFQWGVALHDLDLEKIRKGEKDPKEMKRQLKQIWRKGRNQALKDYVVYPALSGPHWRTTIKANATANLARNLWSYMIIFCGHFPDGAMHFTEEELEDETRSEWYLRQILGAANFEGGPLLHILSGNLGFQIEHHLFPDLPSNRYAEISERVRALCDKYDLPYTTGPLHRQYGQTLRTIMKLSLPNRFTSSDSPPEPPNRPDAVEAPPVDKGRKSDAELPPRRSELGGWSRSGIGRAS; from the coding sequence ATGGCGATCGCCGACGTCCAGGAGTACACCCACCTCACCGACGACGAGGTCGAGCAGATCGGCCGCGAGCTCGACCGCATCCGCGCCGACGTCGAGGAGTCGCGCGGCGCCGCGGACGCGGCGTACATCAACCGGATGATCAAGGTGCAGCGCGGTCTCGCGGCGGCGGGCCGGGTCACCCTGATGACGACCTGCCACTCGAGGAAGGCGCGGGTGCCGGGCGCGGTCGCCGGCGCGACCATGCTCGGCCTGGCCAAGATCCTCGAGAACATGGAGATCGGCCACAACGTCATGCACGGGCAGTGGGACTGGATGAACGACCCCGAGATCCACTCCTCCAACTGGGAGTGGGACACCGCCCAGCCCGCCGAGCAGTGGAAGCACTCGCACAACTACATCCACCACCAGTTCACCAACGTGCTCGGCTACGACAACGACATCGGCTACGGCGTCCTGCGGATGGCCCGCGAGCAGCGCTGGAACCCCGCCAACCTCGGCCAGCCGGTCTACAACGCGCTGCTGGCCTCGCTGTTCCAGTGGGGCGTGGCGCTGCACGACCTCGACCTCGAGAAGATCCGCAAGGGCGAGAAGGACCCGAAGGAGATGAAGCGCCAGCTCAAGCAGATCTGGCGCAAGGGCCGCAACCAGGCGCTCAAGGACTACGTCGTCTACCCGGCGCTGTCGGGGCCGCACTGGCGCACCACCATCAAGGCCAACGCCACCGCCAACCTGGCGCGCAACCTGTGGTCCTACATGATCATCTTCTGCGGGCACTTCCCCGACGGGGCGATGCACTTCACCGAGGAGGAGCTCGAGGACGAGACCCGCTCGGAGTGGTACCTGCGCCAGATCCTGGGTGCGGCCAACTTCGAGGGCGGCCCGCTGCTGCACATCCTCTCGGGCAACCTCGGCTTCCAGATCGAGCACCACCTCTTCCCCGACCTGCCCAGCAACCGCTACGCCGAGATCTCGGAGCGGGTGCGCGCGCTCTGCGACAAGTACGACCTGCCGTACACCACCGGCCCGCTGCACCGGCAGTACGGGCAGACGCTGCGCACGATCATGAAGCTCTCGCTGCCCAACCGCTTCACCTCGTCCGACTCCCCGCCGGAGCCGCCGAACCGCCCCGACGCCGTCGAGGCGCCGCCGGTCGACAAGGGCCGCAAGTCCGACGCCGAGCTGCCCCCGCGCCGCTCCGAGCTCGGCGGGTGGTCGCGCTCGGGCATCGGGCGGGCCTCGTGA